The genome window CTCGGCCCTTTTGATCATCCCGCCCCTGCTCACAGTCAACAAGGTTCCTATGCGTCCAGTTAGGTCCGACCATGGGGATCTAGCCCTGTGCCTCCGTAGGGAAGACCGATGCAGAGGGCCAGTCACAGGATTGGTGAGTGTTACCTGGAACCTCCTGCCAGGGACACTGCAGCCCCCAACTGGGCCTAGCCTACCCATCTGCAGGCCGTGTGAGCAGCACACAGGGTTCCTCTGCCCACACCCAGAGAAGGCAGAAGGTGACCCTGCCTTTGTCTCCTCACCCAGAACATGGCTCTCTATGCTGACGTCGGTGGAAAACAATTCCCTGTCACCCGAGGCCAGGACGTGGGGCGTTATCAGGTGAGGGGCCAAGGGTTCCCTTGCTAGGGGGCTTCCTGCTCCCGGGTGTGACCTGAAGCCCCAGGGGTGGCCAGTCAACCAGGGCCAGGGGCTGTGGGCTCTGGCTGCTGGAGTGCTGCGGTGTGGGCACTGGTGGGCAGGGTGGCCCTTCCATGTCCACTCTGCCCACACCGTGCTCAACACACCCAACCCAGGTGTCCTGGAGCCTGGACCACAAGAGCGCCCACGCAGGCACCTATGAAGTCAGATTCTTCGACGAGGAGTCCTACAGCCTCCTCAGGAAGGTGAGGGCTCCCGCAGCCCACTGGGCTCCCCTGTCCCTGGGGAGCAGGATGGGCCGGGTTGGGAGGCGCTGGCAGTGAGTCCTGAGCTGGGTGGCCTTTCTGTAATCCTGGCCTCTTCTACTGAGAAGGGTCTCTCGtccatttctctcctttccttttctggggCTCTGGCCAGCGTTCCTatctctttcccctccccttcccacccccgCACGCTGGGCACCCCTGACCCTGACACCTCCCTTGCAGGCTCAGAGGAATAACGAGGACATTTCCATCATCCCGCCGCTGTTCACAGTCAGCGTGGACCATCGGGTGAGCGGCCTGGTCCGTCCTCCTTTTTGGGGTGGTTGGGCTGAGTGAAGGTTCTCATCCTCTCCACAGCCCCAGCTCCGCTGCTGGGCCGTGATTGGCCAGCGTGTCTTGGTTCCCCTGGTGGAGGGTGACCAGCGCTGGCTGGTCTGCTTGCCTATACCCACCTGAGCTGGCTTGTGATCTCCTTTCTTTCAGGGCACTTGGAACGGGCCCTGGGTGTCCACTGAGGTGCTGGCTGCGGCGATTGGTCTTGTGATCTACTACCTGGCCTTCAGCGCAAAGAGCCACATCCAGGCCTGAGGGTGgcaccccagccctgcccttgcTTCCTTCAATAAACATCACAGGACCTGAGGCTGTTGGCTTGCGTTATTGTGCCTTTCCCTGACCGGGAGAGCTGGGGGCCCAGCGTCCCCTTGTCTGCCTGGCCAGCAGAGGCACCAGGCGGGAAAGGGGCAGGCTTTGGTCCAGaactccctttcctcctcccagtGAAGCCCTCTGTCTGGTCCCCACAGAACCCTGTGTCCACCTTCCCATGTCTCTCTCCTGGTTCTGGTGAGGGCAGTGGGCTTGGCCACCTCATCCCCAGGTGGCCCCACAGGCTCCATGGGGAGacagccagcctggtctccatcACGGCTCCTGTGTTGGAAGCCCCGGGCCCAATCTGCACGCAGAGGGGTTTCCCTGCACTGCTCTCAGGCACAGCAAGTTCCCCCACCTTGCTCATGTGGTGTGCAACTGTCTGGGCTCAGCCCCTCCACACTCCACACCCTGACCACACCACCTTGCTTCCAGTGTGCTGTGCCTTCATGGGATATTGGGAAAATACACAcccatggccaggtgtggtggcacatacctgtaatccccacactttgtgaggccgaggtgggaggatcacctgatgtcaggagtctgagaccaacctgggcaacatggcgagaccctgtctctacagaaaaattagctgcgtgtggtggcatgtgcctgtagtgccagctactcgacCTGgagaggtcaaggatgcagtgagccatgatcgcaccactgtgctccagcccagatgacagaatgagaccttgtctcaacaaaacaaccaaaaacccCACCTGTGAGGGGCACATCAACTTCCTCCTAGAGACCCCTCTCCCAAGAGCACCCGTGCCCTCAGGATACCAGGCAGGCGTCCCGGCCTGACACCACACCTGCAGTTCATCCTGCACCTCTCCCATCAGCCTGTTTTTCAGCTTGGCACATGCTGGCTCCTGACTAGCTAATGGCATTCCTTAGTGGCACTGAGGGCCCGTGAGGCAGTGAGGGTCTTGGGGACCAAAGGGACTGGGTGCAAATCCCAGGTGAGCCCTTCCCAGCTATGGGACCCAAGTCAGTTTGCTCAGCTGCGAGGCAGTGACAGTGCCTACTCCAAGGTGTCAGGGAGTCCACTGGTATCAGCCACCAAACTCCTGATGTCTGGGTCACCCATTGGCTGTTACTGGAGAGAAATGGAAATCTCCAGAGaggctgtttttgttgtttgtttgttttttttgagacagagtttcgctcttgttgcccaggctggagtgcagtggcgcagtctcagctcactgcaacctccacctcccgggttcaagtgattctcctgccccagcctcccgagtagctgggagtacaggcgccaccaccaagcccagctaatgttttgtattgttggtagagatggggtttcaccatgttggccaggctggtctcgaactcctggcctcaggtgatccatccatctcggcctcccaaagttctggggttacagtcatgagccaccgtgcccagccaaggctGCTCTGGAAAAGGAGGGAAGGCCCAAAACCTGCCTGGGAGGTAGGGGCTCCTCAGTACTTCAGCTCAGTTGCCAGAGAGAGCGGCACTGTGAGGGGCCGGGGGTGTCAGGAGCAGGTGTAGGCTGCCTGTGACCTGGGTCTGTCTGCTAAGCAGAGTCTCGGGTAGGGGGGTCATCTGTACAAGCAGGGaaccctcttcccacccccagGCCTTGGGAAGGGGGTTGGGTGGGGCCAGCTGCCAAGAATGGGCAGGCTCCTAGGAAGAGCTGGGCGCTCACCCCAGGACAATGCAGCAGGAGCGTTGGGGCTGAGGGGCCACACCAACTTTGCCAGCAGATGCAGTTTCCAGATTCCAGAGGAGACCCAGCAGCCTGTGCAGGGCAGGTGGCTGGGGCAGGCCGGGTGCGGCAGGCACCGGTGTGGCTGTTGGGCACCCAGTTGCTCTTTTTAGTTTTGGCTCTGCCACGAAGCCTGATGGCAGTGGGACCCGGACGTGAAGTTGCTATTCCAGGGCATCGGTAGCCAAGTGCTGCCAGCCTTTCTGGCGCCACCTCTCCCTGAACCAGCCAAGGGACTCCAGCCTCCAGGCCCATCTGGGCCCACATCCCATGAACACTGGAGGGCACCCCaccagaggaagaaggaagatgcCTTTAGGACCATCCAAGTGAGGCCCCCAGCAGCTAGAGGGAGGCCAAGGGAACAGTTTGACCTCCATCTCCAATCAACTCCGGCCAATGCTCTGTGGCAGGGGCTGGGCCCTTGGACCCTTATTCCCCTGAGGGGCAGGGTTAGGGAGTTGGTCAAGGGTTGGATGTGCCAAGCCCTCATGGGGGTGAGGCCCTGAGGGGTGGGGGAAGCCATTATCTCTAGCCCCTGCCCTCTGCTCCCCTTCCTGCCACCTAGCCAGCAAgcctcttcccctcttccctgCTGGTGGGGTGTGATATGCCAGGCCTTCCCTCCCGGCGCTGCTATGCAGCAGAGAGGCAGCTGGCACCCTTGTGATCCAGCCTTCCCTGCAGCGGGACTCCAGGCTTCTGGGAACAGGCACTGGGACTTTTCCTTCACAACCTTCTTAGCATCTAATCTGTCACTGACTTGCTGCCCAGATCTCAGTACTTAGAAAAGTTTAAacgaaaaaaaattttttttgagacaggggtctcactctgtcgcccaggctggagtgcagtggcacgatctcggctcactgcagcctgcacctctcgggttcaagcgattctcctgcctcggcctcctgagtagctgggattacaggcacctgccaccatgcccagctaatttttgtatttttagtagagacagggtttcttcatgttggccaggctggtcttgaacgcctgacctcgtgtaatccacccaccttggcctcccaaagtgctgggattacaggcgtgagccaccgcaactggcctaTATTGTCTTCTTTCTGGAGAATCTGAATGCCTCCTTAACCACTTCCGCTCCTTCACAGCAGCACTGCCCACTCCAGGGGGTACCACTCTCATGGCAGGCTGTGCCCATGTTGTCTGCGGAGTTGTCTTTGAGGCCCTGACCCTGCCCAGCATTGAGCTCCTGGCACTTGACAGAGCCCGAAGGTTTGCTGAGAGCTCCCAGGATGCAAGGGCCCTGGCAACAACGTGGGTATTCATCTGTCTGGCCGAGACATCCACTGAGTGCCTTCTGCAAACTGAGCACCTTGCTAGGCACTGTGGAATCACCAAATGGGAGGGCAGCTTCCGCCCTCCAGAGTGGATGGCACCAGGCCCTGCTGGGCAGCATAGGACTGGAACCCACTTCTCTGTGGCATGTGCCAGCAGTGGGCCCCACCTACGGTTTGGTCCATGGAGATGACCATAGCCCTTGCCTGGAGGCTAGTCTGAAGTCAGGCTTCTGCCAGCCTTCTGCATCTGGTCACCACCCTGTGACTGTGACACCTCTGAAATGACTCAGGTGACTCTGGTATATCTCCTCCTGGGGTGCCACACAATTGCCCATGGGAGGTCACAGTCACTGCTCCTGACATCCGAGACAAACCGAGGGCTGCAGCATGGCTTTCAGTTGACTCTAACCCTgccccctcttccttctcccaccccaAACTGACAACTCTTTCCCCAGCCCAATAAGAATGAACACAGGGAGGCCACGATTCAACCAAGTACAAAGGCAGCTTGCTTTATTCTCAAGATGCAGGGGGAAGGGGTGGTGCAGCCTGTCTGCCTCCAATCTGGGGCTCTCCAAGCCTGAGGGGCACCCCCAGGCAGCCTAGTTCACACGTGCAAATCCTGAGGAGGCTGGGGGCCTCTCCTTCCCAGTCAGCCCACCACCTTACTGGGGTCCAGGTTGCGGATCGCCACCAAGTCCTCTCCAGGCCGCATGGCCCAAGGTCTTCCACTGCTGCTCACAGGGCTTGGCTTCTAGACCCCTTCTAAGCACCTTCTTCAGTTCATTCAGAAGAGAAGCCCCTGCTCCAGATGGTGTGGGGCGCAGAACGGGCTCTGTGACTTCTTGGTGGACACCCTGCAAGACCCCTCCGTTCCTgcagtcttgctctctctctcagtcACTGGGGAAACAGGTGCCCCCCAAAAGCTCCCCGTTCCCACACCTCAGAGTGGAAGCCACCAGAACAGCTGCTTCCCATTCCTCCcacctttccctccccttccctcccatcCATCCCCAGCCCTCCCTCCCGGTCTTCCTCCCCAACTCCCTTCCCAGCCATCAGTGGAGGGGGGAGTTCCACCTCTGCCAGGCTGCCTGAAGGAGCTGCCAGCCCCCAGGTCAGgtccacaaaacaaaacaactattgGCAagcacagaaagggagaaaaaccacaaaaatcgGGGTGCCTTTGTCTACAAATAACTGCAGCGGGGAGAGGCCGAGCTCAGCAGCGAAGCCGGACACTCTCTTGTGCTCCTTTCAGCTCAACTTCCCTGTCTGCAAGTACACGGGTCGGGTGGAGAGATcactgggtgtgtgtgtgcgtgcacgtgcaAGCACACGCAAGAGCATGGGGAATGGGAAATGCACACGCACAGCCGAAGGGGTGCCCATTACAGGTGTGCCCCCAATACTGGCCACTAGCGTGGTCACTTGACTtgggcagaaagaagaaaagcgtCCCTTCTCCTCAGGGGCTTCTCTCTGCTAACAAAGCCCTGTGCGCACACCTAGACGGGGAGGTGTGTGCATGCGCACAGCgagcacgcgcgcacacacacacaatctctaTAGGAGAGTGAGGGCCGGGGCCCCAGGGGGCTCCTTGGGCCTGGGCCGTGCACCCGCCCGGGCAGCTCACACAGTAGTGACCGAGAGGAGAGGGTTGTAGACCCGCTTGCCATCAGCCGAGCGTGCGCCATGGGCCAGCATCTCCTGGATGGTGATCCAGTTGTCCAGGATCTTCTTGTTCCGCTTCTTCATGGTTTTGCGGTGGCTCAGGGCAATGATGTTGAGCTCGGGCTTGCTGTCGCCATTCTGCTGCTCCCGCAGGCACTCCAGCCGGCTCTGCATCATGAACTCGCGCCGCTTCCGCTGTTCGCGGGCTCGGATCAGGTGCTGCTTCCGCTCCTCCTTGCTCCAGTAGCGGCCCATCTTCATCTCGCTCACTGCGTCATCGTCGGTAGTCATACCGCTGCGCTCCTCCCGGATCTTCAGGGCACGGGCTTTCAGCAGCCGATCTCGCACGGGCCGCTTGGCCACATAGCGGGTTCCATCGCTGCGCACCTTCACCTTCCACTCCATGCGCGGTGCTTCAGTGGCCGCGGTCGCCACCCCACCCACCCGAGGGCCACCGGCCAAGCTCAGGGGACCGTGGCCCAGCTCCTCCAGGCCTCGCGTCGGGGCCAGCTGCACGCAGCTGTGGTAGTGCTCGCCCTCCTGGCCCTGGCCGCGGTGGCGCCGCGAGAGGTAAGGGCTGCCTTCGGGGCCCATGCGCTCCAGGGTCAACCCGGTCTTGGGATTGCGGCGGCCGCGCTCCTCCGCATGCTGCCTCCGGCCGGCCTCAGGATCCCGGGAGAGGGACCGGAACTTGGTGGGGCTCCCCGGTGGAGGAGCTGCCTTGGCGGGGGTGGCAACAGGGGGGCCGGGAGGGGTCCGGTTCAAGTTGGAGTTGCCGGCCGCCGCCCGCCGCAGGGGACTCTCAGGCAGGGGTTCCACGAGCAGCGGGGTGCTGCGGCAGCTCTCCCCAGTGTTGTAGGCGCTGGTGCTGTCCTTGTCCGACTTCTCAGGCAGCTCGGAGATGTCAGACAGCTCGTGCTTCTTGGGCTCGCTGGCCGCCAGGTCGTAGAGGCTCTCCTCCTCCAGCAGCCAGGCCTTCATGCAGCGCTCACGCAGCTGCTGCATCTTTTGCGCCCGCAGGATGTTGCGGCACTTGAATTCCAGGTGCCGTAGCTCCTCCTCCAGCATGGCCATCTCGTGGCCCAGGCTCTCGTTGCGGTTGACGTCCAGGGCACTGTTGCCTCCGGAGGCCCGGGGAAAGAGGAGGCCCAGCTGGTTGCCGTTCTCTAGGTGGCACTTGATCTCCAGGAGCTCGCGGTAGCGCTCATACTCCTCATCCGTGAGGCCCGGGACGTCGCCAGCTCCCAGCCCCGCCCCCTCGGCCAGCAGAGAGTCCATGCTGAAATGGAAGTCCCGGCTCTGCAAGGCGTCCCCTTGCAGGCCAAACTTGCGCAGGCTTCCCGGGGTGTTGGTGGAGCTCGGGGGTTCGTCCCCCAGCAGGTCGTGCTCAGAGCTCTCTTCGTTCCGGGTGCTCTCGTCAGTCCGGCCCACCCCGCTGTCCAGCTCCTGGCTGTTGCTCAGGCCTGGGCCTGCGTCGGGAGCCCCTTTCTCTTCTTCGTTTCGGAGCTACAGCAGAAAGGTAAGTACCGCTCAGTTAGGTCCCATGGACAGGGATGTCACGGGATGTCACAGGAGGATTGAAAGGGCTTCAGACCTGGTTCATTTTCCTGCCAAGCATTGGGAGACCCTGCACAGCCTCAGCGCCTTCCACCcagttctttccttcttgccCTCCCCACCAGCGCCCTTCTCCTTCCTCACCTGCTGGGCAGGGGATGATTTCAGTTTATGAGCACGCAGCTCCCCCTCATTCTCAGAGCCAAAGTCATCCAGGAAGTCATCCCGGTCGCTGTCCTTCCACCGTTTCGCCAGCTGTGGAGACAGGCCCTGGTGTCCCCACAGCTTCAAGGACCTCCCCATATACCCTTCTTGTCTGCTCTGGGCCCCACACTTGGTTTGTTTCAGTGAAGTTCAACAACCTGGGGGACAGGGTCCCAGCCCACTCAGCCTTCAGAGGCCAGAAGGGGAAACGGGCCCTGAGAGACCCCTGCCCACCCGCCCTCCATCAACTCCAGGTTGTTGGCACATCTGTGCCCTAGTCACGGCCAGCAGCTTCCAAGACAGAAAGCCTGATGTCGTGGCCCTGGGTCGCCCTGCCAGGCACACACACCTGGCTCTCAGGTCGGGCCACCAGCAGGGAGATGTTGGTGTTCTCTTCCTGGCTCAGGATGGCCACCGCCTCTTCCCGGTTCTGGACGTCCACACCGTTAATCTGAGGCAGGCCAGGGTACAATCAACAAGGATGCTAGGGCTGGCCCTAGGGCAGACCCTGGGCGAGTGCAGGGAGCCCAAGCACTCTGGGCTCCGCTGGGCTAGGCTGGGGCTTGAGCTCCGGGAGGATGTAACTAAGTGGAGGGTACCAGGGAGAGGGTGGCCTGGCTCTTGCAAGAACCAATGTGTGCTCAGGACAGCATGGAGTGGAGCAGAGGGAGGGGTCTGGAGGTTTCAGAGTAGCAGGGGCCCTGGATGCCAGCAAATCCCATAGGCACACGGGAGCCACTGGGGTGAGTGGGCAGGAGAGAGATGAGACTCAGCCTGGGTTTGGGACATGGCAGGCTGCTGGGCCTCAGGCTTGGCTCTTAGTGGGAGAGAGCTAGGGACTGGCTAAAGAGAGGTAGCTGGGCCGACAGGTGCAGCAGGGCCTTGGGCCAGGCCTGCAGCCTGCCAGTGCTCACCTGGATGATGCGGTCTCCCTCACGGATCCGGCCGTCTTTGGCTGCAATGCTGTTGGGATTTACCTGCAGGACACACACATCTTGGGGACTTGGTGCCTAACATGCCCTTTCAGTAGAAGGGAGCAGGCTTACCTCAGGGGCCTCCAAAGCAAGCTGAAGGCTCTCTGGCTCCCCTTCCAGCCCCGAGTCCCAGAAAGCAGGGGCAGAGGCTGTGGAGTAGTCgcctctccctgcccctgcccctggcaCTCCTAGGCTCCTCTGCATGGAAGCCTGTGCTTTTGGTCAGCCCTGGGCATTGGTGGGAAGTAGGACATTGTCCATCTGGAAGGGTGGCTTTAGTGGGATGCTGCTAGTAGGGAGGGGAGCGAGGGGCCATCCCCCTCCTGGGGATACACAGACATCTGCCCAAGATGGGTTCAGGAGAAGACTAGAAAGCAACCCTGTTGCTCGTTCTCAGGCCCATCTGCTGTCCCACCCGGACACAGGCCTCTTTCTGCAGATGACTGCCTCAGTGGACAGTGGCTGAAGCCATCGACCATCCTCGCCTCACCACGCAGTACCCTAGCTGTGATGCCCTGTCTCTGCTAGCTGGGACCTCACGGGCAGCCTGTGAGCCATGGGCAGGCCACATGGAGGGGCCTCGGGGCTGGGGCATACCCGTCTGCATACCTCTCCGACATAAATGCCCAGGTCCTCCTCGTCGTCCGTGCGGTAGCAAACCATCAGGCCCAGCTTGTCCCGGTGGCTACTTTTATACAGCTCCACTTCCTGCCACGAGGGGTCCGGGAGGAAGCAGAGATAGAAAGCCCCAGAAATGCGTGAGTGAGGGAGCAGGCAGCACAGCCCAGCCCCTCAACCCGCAGCCCCTCAGCTTCCTCTGGGACCCCTGAGCTCAGTTTCCAGTCCCCGCTTTGAGGGTCTCTCTTACCATCCCACGTGGCGCATGTACTCAGTGGTCTCCCTCCCAGGAAATGCGcgaggcacacacacaggcacaggaCACAGAAGACAGACATGCATGGGACGTGGACTCACCAACATGGACGGAACATGTAACCTCACCCGCACCCTCCCTGACTCAGCCAGACACGTGCCGGAAGGGCCACAGGGTCAGGCCTGGGCAGGAAGGCACGCAGGCGTCGGGGCGGCTGCCACAGCTGGCTGCGGGCCCTAGCCTGGCCACCCGGCTCACCTCATACTCCAGCTCGTCCAAGCGGTCTGCCTCCTGCGGGCCGCCCTCCATAAATTCCGCTGGGTCATAATACTCATGGCTGATGGGGGGGCTGCCCAGGAGAAGGTGGGGGTCAGACCGGCTGGCTGTCCTCTCACACCTCAGCCCCAGCTCCCAGGCAGGCCAATCCCAGCGTGCCTGGCACGGAGACCTGCTCTGCTTGTGCTCTCAAGGGTGGGTGGCCCAGCTGCCTCCTGCAGAGCTCCTTCCTGGGCAACATGCAGCCATGCAAAGACCGGGGACACTTCTGGCACCTGAGTGTGCGGCATCCACACGGAGGACCTGCACATGCCTAGCTCGCCCGTCCCGCAGACCAGACTCCTCCAACCACACCAGCTGGCAGGGACTGACTTCTCCAATCTCTAGGTGCCCACCCACCCGCCCAGTACTGGCCCCACTCATGCAACGCCCCCAGGAGTTATCCAGGCCCTGGAGGACTTCTGCAGAGCAGAGGGAGGCCCACCCTACCTCCAGGGGCTGCCTTCCTGGCCCCAAAACTAAGATTGGCTGTTCATGGCCCTGTGGCCTACCTCCCCACAGCCCGAGCTAAGATTAGCAGAATGAGGCAGCGCTCACGCGgtcatgagccaccaggcctggatgAAAGGCCCTTCTTCCGGTCAGGCCAAAGAAAGAAGCCGAAGAGATGGAGGAAATTCAGAGCAGGTAGAGGAATGAGACAGACAAGGGATGCAAGAAGATTCAAGGAGTGATGCTTGTGAGGCAGCAGAGGAGAGAGGATGGAGGAGTAGGAGCTGAGGCCCTCAACCCTGGCACTTCCGGCAGCGTCGTCCCGGACAGGAGGGTCCTCCCTCGGCCCTGGGGGTAGATACAACGGGGCACCTTCTGGAGCCCGGCCCAAGGCTAGAGGCCTGGAGGTTTTGGAGCCCTCGGATACCACGGTCAGCTCTGGAGGCCGAGGGGCCTGCTTCCTGCCCAAGAGGGTGGTGTGCAGATGGCCACCCCAGGTGGCCTGCCCTCTCTGGAGGCAGGGCCCGGGGCCCTCCTGAGGGCGACTCACAGCTCAGAGAGGACGTACGGCTCCAGGATGACCATGGGCGGGGTGGGCGGACGCAGCTTGCCCAGCGCCATGATATGCTCGAAGGTGATGTCGGTCTGAGTGCCACTGTCCACCAGCTGCAGGTCATGACAGGAGCTGTCCCCCCGGAGGCGGGGGCTGCGTCTCAGCACCTGGATCACCAGGGGCTCCTTGGAGGAGCGCAGGGCCTGCAGAGTTTGCTCCTGAGACAGCTTGGAGAGCTCCTTCCCGTTCACCTACGGCAGAGACACGCCTCTGTGAGAACCCTCAAGGGCCCACTCCTCCCCTGTGAGGTCAAGGCAGAGGCCCTAGCTGGCAGGACCTGGGCTGACAACCAGCACCCTAATCCACTCAAGCAAGGAATCTGCTCTCTGTCTGCAGCCCTGGCTACCTTTGGTGCCCCCGTTCCCAGGCAAGCCCCACTGCTCAGCCTTCATCCCACTGAAGGCCAGCTGGGGATCGCCAAGTCACACCAAGGGCTGGGGGACCCAGCCTCTGTGCACTGGGTCTGGAGGCTGTGATACCACCCTACAACGTCCTCCAGACTCTGCTTGAGCTCTCCTGGTCTCTCCCCATCCGGACCCGCTTCTTTCTAGGGCAGCACTAAGGCCAGAGCTAGCATGAAGAAGATCCCATTGAGTTCCTTAGCACTGACTGGACCATA of Macaca fascicularis isolate 582-1 chromosome X, T2T-MFA8v1.1 contains these proteins:
- the PDZD4 gene encoding PDZ domain-containing protein 4 isoform X8; this encodes MEGGPQEADRLDELEYEEVELYKSSHRDKLGLMVCYRTDDEEDLGIYVGEVNPNSIAAKDGRIREGDRIIQINGVDVQNREEAVAILSQEENTNISLLVARPESQLAKRWKDSDRDDFLDDFGSENEGELRAHKLKSSPAQQLRNEEEKGAPDAGPGLSNSQELDSGVGRTDESTRNEESSEHDLLGDEPPSSTNTPGSLRKFGLQGDALQSRDFHFSMDSLLAEGAGLGAGDVPGLTDEEYERYRELLEIKCHLENGNQLGLLFPRASGGNSALDVNRNESLGHEMAMLEEELRHLEFKCRNILRAQKMQQLRERCMKAWLLEEESLYDLAASEPKKHELSDISELPEKSDKDSTSAYNTGESCRSTPLLVEPLPESPLRRAAAGNSNLNRTPPGPPVATPAKAAPPPGSPTKFRSLSRDPEAGRRQHAEERGRRNPKTGLTLERMGPEGSPYLSRRHRGQGQEGEHYHSCVQLAPTRGLEELGHGPLSLAGGPRVGGVATAATEAPRMEWKVKVRSDGTRYVAKRPVRDRLLKARALKIREERSGMTTDDDAVSEMKMGRYWSKEERKQHLIRAREQRKRREFMMQSRLECLREQQNGDSKPELNIIALSHRKTMKKRNKKILDNWITIQEMLAHGARSADGKRVYNPLLSVTTV
- the PDZD4 gene encoding PDZ domain-containing protein 4 isoform X7, which produces MGCNMCVVQKPEEQYKVMLQEVELYKSSHRDKLGLMVCYRTDDEEDLGIYVGEVNPNSIAAKDGRIREGDRIIQINGVDVQNREEAVAILSQEENTNISLLVARPESQLAKRWKDSDRDDFLDDFGSENEGELRAHKLKSSPAQQLRNEEEKGAPDAGPGLSNSQELDSGVGRTDESTRNEESSEHDLLGDEPPSSTNTPGSLRKFGLQGDALQSRDFHFSMDSLLAEGAGLGAGDVPGLTDEEYERYRELLEIKCHLENGNQLGLLFPRASGGNSALDVNRNESLGHEMAMLEEELRHLEFKCRNILRAQKMQQLRERCMKAWLLEEESLYDLAASEPKKHELSDISELPEKSDKDSTSAYNTGESCRSTPLLVEPLPESPLRRAAAGNSNLNRTPPGPPVATPAKAAPPPGSPTKFRSLSRDPEAGRRQHAEERGRRNPKTGLTLERMGPEGSPYLSRRHRGQGQEGEHYHSCVQLAPTRGLEELGHGPLSLAGGPRVGGVATAATEAPRMEWKVKVRSDGTRYVAKRPVRDRLLKARALKIREERSGMTTDDDAVSEMKMGRYWSKEERKQHLIRAREQRKRREFMMQSRLECLREQQNGDSKPELNIIALSHRKTMKKRNKKILDNWITIQEMLAHGARSADGKRVYNPLLSVTTV
- the PDZD4 gene encoding PDZ domain-containing protein 4 isoform X3 produces the protein MCRSSVWMPHTQVPEVSPVFAWLHVAQEGALQEAAGPPTLESTSRAGLRASPPISHEYYDPAEFMEGGPQEADRLDELEYEEVELYKSSHRDKLGLMVCYRTDDEEDLGIYVGEVNPNSIAAKDGRIREGDRIIQINGVDVQNREEAVAILSQEENTNISLLVARPESQLAKRWKDSDRDDFLDDFGSENEGELRAHKLKSSPAQQLRNEEEKGAPDAGPGLSNSQELDSGVGRTDESTRNEESSEHDLLGDEPPSSTNTPGSLRKFGLQGDALQSRDFHFSMDSLLAEGAGLGAGDVPGLTDEEYERYRELLEIKCHLENGNQLGLLFPRASGGNSALDVNRNESLGHEMAMLEEELRHLEFKCRNILRAQKMQQLRERCMKAWLLEEESLYDLAASEPKKHELSDISELPEKSDKDSTSAYNTGESCRSTPLLVEPLPESPLRRAAAGNSNLNRTPPGPPVATPAKAAPPPGSPTKFRSLSRDPEAGRRQHAEERGRRNPKTGLTLERMGPEGSPYLSRRHRGQGQEGEHYHSCVQLAPTRGLEELGHGPLSLAGGPRVGGVATAATEAPRMEWKVKVRSDGTRYVAKRPVRDRLLKARALKIREERSGMTTDDDAVSEMKMGRYWSKEERKQHLIRAREQRKRREFMMQSRLECLREQQNGDSKPELNIIALSHRKTMKKRNKKILDNWITIQEMLAHGARSADGKRVYNPLLSVTTV
- the PDZD4 gene encoding PDZ domain-containing protein 4 isoform X6, with translation MTAPPISHEYYDPAEFMEGGPQEADRLDELEYEEVELYKSSHRDKLGLMVCYRTDDEEDLGIYVGEVNPNSIAAKDGRIREGDRIIQINGVDVQNREEAVAILSQEENTNISLLVARPESQLAKRWKDSDRDDFLDDFGSENEGELRAHKLKSSPAQQLRNEEEKGAPDAGPGLSNSQELDSGVGRTDESTRNEESSEHDLLGDEPPSSTNTPGSLRKFGLQGDALQSRDFHFSMDSLLAEGAGLGAGDVPGLTDEEYERYRELLEIKCHLENGNQLGLLFPRASGGNSALDVNRNESLGHEMAMLEEELRHLEFKCRNILRAQKMQQLRERCMKAWLLEEESLYDLAASEPKKHELSDISELPEKSDKDSTSAYNTGESCRSTPLLVEPLPESPLRRAAAGNSNLNRTPPGPPVATPAKAAPPPGSPTKFRSLSRDPEAGRRQHAEERGRRNPKTGLTLERMGPEGSPYLSRRHRGQGQEGEHYHSCVQLAPTRGLEELGHGPLSLAGGPRVGGVATAATEAPRMEWKVKVRSDGTRYVAKRPVRDRLLKARALKIREERSGMTTDDDAVSEMKMGRYWSKEERKQHLIRAREQRKRREFMMQSRLECLREQQNGDSKPELNIIALSHRKTMKKRNKKILDNWITIQEMLAHGARSADGKRVYNPLLSVTTV
- the PDZD4 gene encoding PDZ domain-containing protein 4 isoform X2, whose product is MGCNMCVVQKPEEQYKVMLQVNGKELSKLSQEQTLQALRSSKEPLVIQVLRRSPRLRGDSSCHDLQLVDSGTQTDITFEHIMALGKLRPPTPPMVILEPPPISHEYYDPAEFMEGGPQEADRLDELEYEEVELYKSSHRDKLGLMVCYRTDDEEDLGIYVGEVNPNSIAAKDGRIREGDRIIQINGVDVQNREEAVAILSQEENTNISLLVARPESQLAKRWKDSDRDDFLDDFGSENEGELRAHKLKSSPAQQLRNEEEKGAPDAGPGLSNSQELDSGVGRTDESTRNEESSEHDLLGDEPPSSTNTPGSLRKFGLQGDALQSRDFHFSMDSLLAEGAGLGAGDVPGLTDEEYERYRELLEIKCHLENGNQLGLLFPRASGGNSALDVNRNESLGHEMAMLEEELRHLEFKCRNILRAQKMQQLRERCMKAWLLEEESLYDLAASEPKKHELSDISELPEKSDKDSTSAYNTGESCRSTPLLVEPLPESPLRRAAAGNSNLNRTPPGPPVATPAKAAPPPGSPTKFRSLSRDPEAGRRQHAEERGRRNPKTGLTLERMGPEGSPYLSRRHRGQGQEGEHYHSCVQLAPTRGLEELGHGPLSLAGGPRVGGVATAATEAPRMEWKVKVRSDGTRYVAKRPVRDRLLKARALKIREERSGMTTDDDAVSEMKMGRYWSKEERKQHLIRAREQRKRREFMMQSRLECLREQQNGDSKPELNIIALSHRKTMKKRNKKILDNWITIQEMLAHGARSADGKRVYNPLLSVTTV